DNA from Oxyura jamaicensis isolate SHBP4307 breed ruddy duck chromosome 4, BPBGC_Ojam_1.0, whole genome shotgun sequence:
TGACAGTCCAAGTTTACAACACTGAAGAGGTATTAAAGGTTTTGCAAATAAGTTTGCCTCATACAACTGTTCTTTTGCTGTttgcacaaatatttgaaatagtaTTGAATGTCACTGTTGGATGTTACTACTCTTGGTGATTTATCTTGACTATGAACATGGCACAGACTTAAGTTATCTTGTAAACGTATGCATCACAAAACAGGTGACATGAACTGTAATGCTGAACTGAGAGCCAATTTTAaggaacaaatgcaaaaaaaggTACTTCTGTCTAAAAATACTTAAACTGTGAATATGGTTTACATACGTAGGCCTGTACATGTTaaagaagaactgaaaactAAATGCTAGTACCAGTTACATTTCTACTGGGCTTTTCAGGCTGGCTGTTCTTCCAGAGCACACACTTAGTTTATAGAGCTTACAAGAAGAAATCTTAGAGTGTGTGTATTGGGGATTGTGCATCCAGGATTTAAAAGcttaaagttttatttgaaCTTTTTAAGTTGGTGCAAATGTGCAAATGTGAGTTCTATGCCTTATATCAACAGTAGAGCACACTGCAGTGGCAAGATAAGCATCATGCTGCCAATAGGTACTTTTTGTAATTAAGGGTTTGCATATTTGTGAATGTCTGATACTGGCTTTCTTGTATGTAAAtgatttgtaaaatatttcttaaatcttgcttttgctaatatatttaattttcaataaaagcTAAAAGTttgtaatattttaactttatcagaaattaaaaatcactttcattttccatgtgctCCTATTCTGGGAAGCTTCTACTGGGGCAGTTTAACCTAGATCAAGGTTGTGGGCACTTTGTGATGTTAAGTGGTATGTATGTAATCTCTTTCTGCTTATAGTACCTCTCTGACTGGTTATCAGTCAGACAAGTTTGTTGCTGGTGTCCTGCTTCTGTAGCTACTGTGCTTAATTAGGGTGCCTTGAAATAGGAAACTTTCACTTCACAGAATTTGAAAGTTGAAATTACAGTGAAACAGATCAGTGTTTCACAAGCTTGCTGGTCAGGTCCTCTGGCTGTCTCTTCTGACACAGAAGGCTTGAGATATTACAGGCAAACCAGAATCTGCTGGATCAGTTTTAATGTGGGCTTCTATCCAGGacaaattttctctttattgcATGAGTAAAGTTCTGGGTTAGTATTTGGGAATACTACTTCATTTGTGTAAGAAAGAGGATCCTCCCTTTCTCTGCTGAAGTATGTTAACCTAAAAAGCTTAATCTTTTTATTACTGTGATCTTAGGAATGCAGAtgacaggtttttattttatctcgACAGGAAAGTAACCAGTCTAGTGGaagttggtggtttttttgtttgtttttttcccttgcagggACCTTTAATTTTGGAATTGAGTGTTCCCTAGTCTGCTGGAAGATGTAGCTTCTAGCTGTTCTTATACATTCCCAtgaatttttaacaaaataaatatgatgaGATAAGGTGAGGAAGTGTCATATGGCTGGCACTGTCCTGTGCTTATGTAAGCTACACCTCTGGgactgggaaaaaatacaagaacttCAAAGAACAGCACCAAAAAGGCAAAGTTATGTGACTAATACATGATGCATTAAGACTAAGTATTACTGGCTAATAGCTATTCCACAAACCTCATGATTGAAGGTGCCATTGGAAATGATATAAAAttgaggaggaaaaaggtgGTCTCATAAGTTGGGACTTTCTCAGGTGTTAGGTTGTGGATCAGACTTTGTCACTTCATGCAGTTGGGATGGGACAGAACAACAAGATAGACTGAAAGACCTATGCCAACATTCAGTCTATAACTTGAAGACACATACCATGCTATACTGGGTACGTAATGTTTTGAATTAGGGATGTCCTTCCTTATACTTTGGTATTTTTACCACTCTGCACTAGAAGTATGGGAACAAGGTTGTTCCAGTTAGTGAGTAGACATGAGGTATCTTTTAAAGGATCACTGTATCCATACCACTTAATCATCTTACTGAAATCTCTCCATAACATTGTCATTTAGTGCTTTTCTACaattaaaaatgctgcaaaatgttTAATGCTAGTATTGGAGTTATTCTAAGGCCTTTacccaaaacaaagcaaaatagtGCCCCATGAGATTTGAGCCTTGATTTTTATTGAAGATATACTTCTGTGGATGCTATTGACTGCAACTGTTTCCATGAATAAAGGTctataaaaagtatttcaccatgaatttgaaaatacaataGCATTAGCAATACTATGAGTGTAGTTCAACTGTAGTCAGACATGCCTGTGAGGTCATGGAAGCTCACCAGGTGGAAGAGAGACAGGAACAAGTAGGTGAAGCCTTTACGCTTCCAGTTGAAGACTTATGTTTTGGTAAAGAAGGGTTTGGTGACAAAGTGTCTTGTATTGGAAACAATTTTTAGAACAGGCTGAATATGAACTTGTAGCTAGGAAGCAACCACATACTAGATGTTTAGATACATTAGAAATTGATGTAATGGGAAATCAGGgctgtggagctgtgctgtATTAAGACAAATATAGTTATTGTCCAATCAAAATAGAACTTATCTGAAACTTGGCATCTTGAAAAAATTTCTTAATTACATCAGTTTATGTGAGTGTTGGTTCCATGTATTCAAGAGCTCTCTGATCTGTCAGCTAGGAAACCTTTTTATCAGCTTGGAGCTATACAGTGTGCTTGGCAAAGTGGGCTAGATTTTCCCCTGACACCACTGTACGTTCTATTTTGTTCCATtatcccctcttcccccccgtcttttttcttcatcctcctccttaCATCAGACCATGCTTTGTTATGACTGCTTGTTGGGGCTACCAGTCTATCTTTCATATGTTGGTCGACATCGGTTCAGATGTTTCAACCTCCTGCCCTCTGCTGGGTGGGATTCTGGCACTTTATAGAAGCTCTGGGTTCCTGTATGTGACAACTTAATCCTTTCCATGAAAAACTCAGTCATTGAAAAGACACAGACTTGATATTCTCAAGTATTTGTTGTGGTTTGACaacatgttttctgttctctttttctatgAAGACATCATCCTACTTGTGATGACATCTGTCAtcaggaggagagagggggagagagaagctGTTATTGTTGGTTCTTCTACTGAGTTCCATGGGAATGTATCTTAAAACCAGAAGTTCTTGAAGAAGGAATGACCTTCTATAGGGAATTAGATATCTTCTGTCTTCAAGTTTTAAGATATTTACATTCAGGGCACACTCTTCCGGAGTTAAATCCTTCAGAGAATTCACACTAATTGAACTGATATTTCAAAGACATAATCAGCTGCAGCATTGTGGTGATCTAACCCTTGTTGCAATCATTTAAGGAACCAAATTGAAATAGTGCTAAAAGGGGAAAGATCTTCTCCTATAGACCTGCTAAATGTAGTTAAAGCACCCTTCTGAGGGAAAACTTgagttttgttccttttttccagTAGAAAAGGGATTAATTTGCTTATAGCCTGGCTGATTGTTCTAACATGGAGGGCATCTCATGTTTTGAGTGAATGGTAAACTTTGTGGTTCTGGCTGTGATACTGATGTTGTGCATCCTGATGCGACTTAGATGAATAAGAAGCCTGGTGTGTCAAGACCTAAGCATCTGCTGTTGTCCTTGTGCAGAAGCATCTTAAGGGGTAGGGAAATGTAATTACCAAAAATGAAACTAGAGGCATTGGGTCTCTCCGATCACGCAGCAGGCGGTTGCACAGTTCTGAAGATTTTGAGTTTCAAATGCACATACTTAAATCTCAAATTGAATAGGAAATTGGGACTGCAACCCAATTGTAGATGTACTTGAGCTCTGCAGGAACTTCAGGTGTggagtttctgctttttttttttttttttttttttaaatcaacccTTTAGGCTTTCTCTAGTGAGCAtataaagatgttttttctttgggtatgaatttatttcagcagcaattaaaaaaaaaaaaaaaaagacatcaaaaacAGTGCCTTTATGCTATCCCCATAGAAGATCATTGCTCCTAGGACTTCAATTCACTTTTTACAACTCTGCATGCTGAGGATATTAAATGTTACCTTCAGAGTCCTGGggactgttttttttaactcttgAGTTGAAGATGGGGGATAACAATAGAAGCAGTTTTTACAGAAAAGGGGAGTTTATACAGAATGggggttggctttttttttgattgagGAGAATTCAAAGGCTGAACATCAGCTTCCATTTACCTGTACTTGAAGCAGTCTAGGATGTAAAATGAGTCCTGCCCTTAATCTTCTGTTAATTCTGAACAGCTGCTTACTGATACCTTCTAGGAACTTCTGCAGTTAAGCAGGTAACTGGTAATTAGGACATGATCTAATCCAGCATCCTAGGTTCCACAGCAGctgcttaaaaatgtattgttgtTACAAGTATTCCCACTCAATTACAAATATTCCCActcaaaaaaatacaaatagatgTCAGTAACCTCTCTACATTGTAATTTTGGGGAAGATGGATGCATTTAAGAATTTCTTGGGATTCTTGGGAtagttcttttaaaattagaCAAAAACACCAGTGCTACAGCAGCAACTGCTGgctgaaaaaatacacaggtTATTGCATCAGTGCAGTAAGTGGAATGCTGAAAAAAGGGGAAGCACTTGCATTTCACAGCACAAACTTTGGGAAGAACTTGCAGGTAACACTTCTGCCTGTAGGACAACTCTAACATCCTTGCAGTAATAAGCTACTCCAAGTCTCCGCTCCTCCCAGCAATGTATCACTAATGCTAACTGCCCTCTCTTGGtacttctgtctcttctttgcACAACGTCACAAACATAGCTTTGCTTTTGTGGAGTTAGTACAGactacaaaaaagaaaaacacccaaAAGCTTAAGCATGACCTTCTCCATGGCAACTGAAGCACTTGGCATGCTCATGCCCAACAGAGGTTGGCACATTTTTTACAAATCAAGTTAGTATCATCAGGGTGTGAGCAATATGAGAAACTAGAGCCAGTACAGAATATGCCAGGCTTAAAACAGTCAAAATACTGAGTATTACTAATTTTTATTGCATAGATAGGAGATTATGCAGACAGCAGTACACCACTGTCATGGGGGTGAGGGACAGCACTGTTTAGAGTACTGCTGTACAGTTAAAAACTGCACTCCCTTCCTGTGAAGGAGAAGGCCAGCACAAACTAATCTGCTTCCCCTCACTAAGGGGTGTGACTCATTACACAATAATAGAAGGGTGTATTTTATACGAGCAAAGCAACACAGCTTCTTGTAACAGGGAGCAGTGTTGTCTACTACTTGACCTTGCAGAAGCCCCCTTTGTGCAAATTTAGTGCATAAACTTCAAGTGTTTTACCTAATTTAAGGTCCTGAAGTTATATACCACAGCTGATTACTAATTCATGTGTGTTTATCAAGTCTCCATGAACAGCTTTGAATTCAAtagtttatttaattataaaagcaTGAATGTTACATACATTGAATAATTGCATATATTTCTTAGAATCAGTACCTATTTAGAAGAATGGTATGTGCAAAGACAAGACAATCATGCTTGGATTTCCCACAGTAGTTGGGTGCTTTACCATTTTTTCCCACCTTCAGTTCAGTACAATTCCCATAGAAACAAAGTGAAGAAATACACATAAAGCTAGAGTTATTGAAGTGTATGAGGATCATTTGACAACAACACCACATAAGTCCTTTAGAGATTGGCCTAGTATTGAAAAGGGCAAAGACTTGACTAGTCAAGGGCTACAGCAAGTAGGCAACAAGCCTAGTTACAATTCCATTCAGATCTATAGCTTGTGAACAACAGAACTGATGTCAACTTTATCACATCGTTTGAGGTGATGGGATGTATAtgtgcatacatacacacatgaaaaaatataatggatGTTTGTGATTTTAAATAAGGCAGATATTTCTTTCAGGCTCTTACATTTTTCCAcgttattttgttattaatacaGCATATGTTGCCATTTTATTGCTAAAGGAAAGCATACCATCATTGCAAGCAGAACAGTATCAGTACTAGTTTTAGTTAGTCCTGTCGAGTTAATAAGGTTCAGGACATACGTTATTACTATGGAAGAATATTActgttacagaaacagaaaacaaggggATTTCTATTTGAATCACCAAATCATTATCTTGACGTGAACATCAGCTGTAGTTAACAGTCTacactgaaaagcagaacagcacTATTTTGGAGCAACAGAAAGATAactaaaatactattttccccatcttttactaagttatattaaaaaaccTAAAACCAAAAGAAGTACAGAAGAAAGGGGTGAGGACACAGCAGACTTTGTCTACTGCTCTaaagatgctttcttctgttaGAAAAGATGCAGAATTTCTCAGCTCATCCAACTGAGAACCCTAATACAAAGGAATGTACACGCCATTAGTTTTGTGTAGCTAGAAAAAGTTACTCGTTAGTTTGACTTACAAGGTGCACTCTCGAAGCTTTTTGTCAGCCTGCTTCAAGGAGATCCATGTGTTTAACATGCTTGATCGCAGTTTGGCCCACACCAAGTGGTTGTTTAACCCAAATATCTGGGCAGCAAACTGAGCAGCTCCTTCAGGTGACAGAGTAGTAGGACAGCCGAGACCTGCAAAGAAAGGAGAATGTCACCtaccaaaatatgttttctagGCACAAGCAAAACACTGCCTCTAAATAACCGCTTAAAACAATGCTTGTTTCAGTGCTCTGGAGCTGCATGATCTAGTTTTGAAGCTACTGAAGAGTCATATATTCATTACTTCTCTCTTCATGGCATTTGAAACCAAAAGCCAGCATAGCAAATGACTCTCCTCATCCAGAGGTAACAGACTTCTGGGCCTAAAGCATAAAGCTGTCAAAATCCATTCTAGTCactaacaaaaattaaaatccatGCACGTAGTAATGCACTGTTATAAGAGGATCAAGCCGATTgtagaaaggtttttcttttttgatctTTGATTATAGTAAAATGCAGCTCTATAAGTAGAACAAAAAAAGTTCGCATTCATACCAATTCCAGCTTTAAATTCAGATGTTTAGTAAAGATAAGCGAAGGATTGTATCTTTCAAAGCGTATTTGTATGTAATCTTTGCTCTACTGATTTCATTGCAAAaagcccaggaaaaaaaaaaaaaaaagaatgtgtgCAAGAGACTTCTAAAGACTTTGTTTGGTACCGATCTACTGTTCCCAACAGTGTGTACGCGCACACATGTAGGCTAGAACAAGTAGAGCTACATCAGTACAACAGCACTGACTGAAGACTGTCTTACCACTGGGTAGTCTGAGAGAGGACCACACATCCTGAGCACCCCAGTCAGCTGAGAGTGGAGGACAGTTGACAACTGGGTAAGCAGTGTTACCCGACATTACTGGCCCCAAACCATTGCTTCTGCCAGCCACTGCAACGAACACAGTTGGGATTCCATCTCcttgggaggggaaaaaaaagcaaacaaaaagataagCAATCCACCTTGTTTCCTCCCACCTGCTTTTGTAGCTGCTTTATCTGAGTatacagcttttctgtttgcagtgaGTTTTGTTGATTCTGCTACATAGCACTGAAGTTTTATCTTGAATTTTTCCCTTGCAAAAATTAGTCAGATCTTGGAGCCTTAAAACCCAGATATTGCTTACTGTAACTGAAGTTAGCATGCCTTACTCTGCATCTGAGGGAAAGTATCATTATCAGATGAGTAAGTGCTACTTAGCTTTTGAAAAGAGCAACATTTAAAGATACTGGAGGCTTACTTGGCTATATTATTGCTCAAATGTTAAGCTATGTTTCTATTCTCTAAAGTCTTAATCAATTCACCTCAGAACAAGTGTCTTTTAACTGTAATTACCACATCTGTACTGTCATTGAGTCTTTAACTGCTTCCCCTCATACCCCATCTGTCAGTTTTTCCTCTGTAGGAAGTGTACTCCTATAAGGATAAATAGTTaattcttctctctcctctggtAGCCTACACACCCTTTCAAAGAGGTGCCAAGTTCTCTTGATAGAAATAGgaatttaaatcacatttttctcatgGCATCTAAAGTTAACTAAGCACATTTTCAATAAACAGGTAGGATGATTGCAGCAACATCTGCCTTGTAAGTAACgtataaaaacatttacagtcAGCTAGAGAAATCATCGCTCTTCCccatttcagaaatacatttcctgTAGTATCTTGCCACTGATGCTGGTATAAATACCATCAAGGCCAGGGCAAAGCAGTTCAGGTACTGGGTTAAAAGCAGAGTTCAGGCTTTTGAGTAATGGAAGTTGTGTCTGGGCTGTGGGACAATACATTACTCCATAATTGCTTAGTGCAGCCTATATAACCTATCATTATGTAATTAGCAAATGAAGAAGTGCATTGTAACAGCTTAGTCATGTTTAACAAAATTTGGAAGAGACACCCACACAAATCCTTAACTTGACAAATAATTTTTGTACATGATATTGTTTCAATCTATCTCAGTAGCTCTTTGGCATTTACCTTCATATTCTGCTTTGATCCTCAGAGTTTCATCCGGCCCTTTGTGGGCAGAGGTTACTCTTAACTCACAAGGAATTCCAAAGGTTGCGCAtgccttctttattttttcacagtgaCTGAGGTCAGAAGGAGATCCCATCAATACCACAACTCTACCTTggctctttgttttcagaagcagctaGAGAGAagatggaaggagaaaaaaaaaacaacagtcaGCCTGATTCTAGATACGCTGTTCATTAGAGGAGAAAACCAACTGACCaacccaaaaccaaacaagaaaacccCAGAGGTACATACCTCTACTCTTTCTGCAACCCATTCAAAGTTTCTCTTAACCATTTGCAGAGCTTCAGGAGTTACTTCTTTCAGGTCCCGGTaggactgaaaaagaaaaaaaaaagaataaaaagaaatgttaaaattggTGTTTGGGTACACAAAGCACTCATTTTGCTACCGTAATTAAGAATACCCCAGCTGAAATATTGATGCAATTTCTAACACGGAAAGAGAGACAATATTGGTACAGTTACAGAAGTAGCTTCTAAAGTGTGTCCTTTTCTTTGCATAGAATAGTAAGTGGAAAGAGCCAAGTTTTTAATTGTATCAAAATAAGGGCTCAAATGGATGTGATTATTCCTTTTATACATGCATATGGAAGCAAGGAATAACTAGTAAACAACCATCTATGTTATAATTCATAACCATTTGTTAATGTGGAAGGCTTTTAGGCACTGGAGTATCAAGGTTTTGCTAACTTCTCAATGGGCAAGCTTAAGAGAACACATacaactaatttatttttttaatttgaattaattaatataattaacgTAAAGTTGGAATTTGTAGTGACAtgacagcctgcagcagcattgCACTAGCCAGCCTAGGTTCTGTATGACATCATGGCGTACCTCACTTTAAGCAGATGagcaaaaagcacagagcaatTCACTCAGACAAGCTGCTACACGATTCAGGTAAAGTAAACAACTCAGTAGCTCTGTTTCCTGATTTAAGTTCAACTATAGATTAATACCGCTGGCTTCCTGctatctggggaaaaaaaaggtactcCAAAAGCAGGTATTTAACAgtagggtttatttttttcctttctcctttccaaaaggcttagaagataaaaagaatAGAACATTACCTGTTTGTCCTTCTGCTGGCTTCTGTCTCCTGATGGCCACAGTCTCCATGAATCATTATCAATAACATCAGCAAGAACAATTTCTTTTGTCAAAATATTAACACCAAATTCAATCTAAAAAGACAACAAGAATCCTATCTTAGTAACTACTCAGTAGTTTATTTCCTGTCAGAACTACGATCATGAGAAGTCAGACTTTCATACCTTCAGGTCTACAAGAGTGCAGTTTTGGGGCTGCCATGATTTTTCCAAGATCTCAAAAATAGCTTGAGTAGAACGAGCCATAATATCCACTTCTGTCTGACCAATAGTAAGTccagcaaaacagaattttgctTCAATTAGCTGCTCTTCAGACCACTGTGGATCATTGTTAGCATCATCCTGTTAAGAAAACCGAAACAGGTAAGGGCATGTAAGTTAAGTTTGctataatggaaaaataaccaTTAGACGATAGTACACTGggcctttaaaatatatatatatataggccCATAACTAGAATTTTGTAATTAGTGCTAAAAAAGGGAGAACAGCATTAAACAACACCTGGAACactaacatttttcaaaacacttcaagTTTGGACACATCCCAAGAGTGAcagagtatgaaaaaaaaaaaaaaaaaaacactaaacacaAGCACTTTAGGTCATAGTTCACAAGACACTTCCTGATATATCCAGGATGAGTTGTATCTCCTTTCTATCCCGTTTTGCTTGTTACTCTTTCATGCCCCCCGGGAGCCAGTATTGTGCTATAtatcacagaatcgtctaggttggaagagacctccaagatcaccgagtccaaccttCTACCTAACGCTAccaaatcttccactaaaccatatccctaagctctacatctaaacatctttgaagacttccagggatggtgactcaaccacttccctgggcagcctattccagtgactaacaacctgttcagtaaagaagttcttcctaatatccaacctaaacctcccctggggcaactttagcccattccccctcgtcctgtcaccaggcatgcTTTGGACAAAACAGCTCTTGAATGAGAATACAAGAAAGCTTCAAGACAGCGATACTACCAACCCTAAAAGGTCAATTGCTAGTGCAACCTTCTATTCGTCAGCATTTTTAGAAAGATGCCAAAGAGTTCTAGCTGACAGTTTGATTCACATTGCAGGAGATGAAACTTACCTTGAAAAACATCTCAATTTTGGGTGGGTAAAACTTATATCCTTCTTTGACACCAGGGTTTCTTTTGAGGAAGGAGCCAGTAGCAATTCTTCTGCACACCCATTCAATTGGGATCATTTCACAGTGAGCTGCTATGAATGCTGTGTCACTGTGTTTTCTGACAAAAGCCGTTTTAATTCCTAAATATAAAGATGAGTTCTATTACTAGGCAAACTCCACAATTGAAACAAGAGTCAAAAGCATCTTTAAGTTTAAGCACAACCAAATCTTGTTCTCTGGAATTCAGGGATGCACTGAATCTCTTCCAAGGTATTTTAAGCCTAACAACAGGGCTTTGTTTTCACCTTGCAAAAGGCCATCACTGCCATTATTTTCCTACAGGTCAGCAGTTTGCCAGCTTTATAGTATCCTGTTCACCTGTTGCTCAGAACCTTCTGCTCTGGTCAGAAATCCAATTGTTGCAAATCCTTCCCTCGAGAAAGAAACTGCATACCAAGTGACTTCTAAATCCAGGAATTAAATCACCctcatagcttttttttttttactacagtTTTCAATCAGTGCAGATGTGTGCTTTTGAAAGGCTGACATTGGCTCTACTCTAAGTGGGAGAGAAACTTTAACAGAATTCTTTGTAAATCACCACCTTTGATAAAGTAGGTCAAGAAGAGTTGcgaaaaagcaaacaaactacTTCTACAATAAGGTATTCACGTTATCTGCAATTTATGCCTGTCTAAATAACCAAACCAGACCACAACCATTAAACttcttttgttgctttaaaCTGCAGCTGCAATTTACTCTGCATACTTTTCCACAGCACCTGAAGCTACTGAGTGAAAGCCATTTAAGGGTCTTTGAGGCAGCTCCTTAGCATTGAATTCATACTTTGAATTTATACTGCATCTGTAGGGTATGAAAATTAGTAGCTTAACTATTAGCCATAAAGAATTAGGCAAAAACACATAATTCATTGTTTCTAAATTAGAACCGGTATTTTTAAttgactgcaaaaaaaaaatggaaagaccCCAGAGACTTCTTTGTACCATATCAACAACAGGCTTCTTGGAAAGCCAGTGACTGAGGATCATACTGAACAACTTCATCAAGTCTTCTTCCTCCACCAATCCATTCACAAAAGGTCTTAACCTGTCGCTGAAGAACTACTTGCACAGAAACAGAGGTAGATATAACTATACAGAAacctcctttctctccctcacATCTGAAACACACTGACTTGACTGTTTGACTGAGATCTATTACCACACTTTATAACAGATAATAGAGCTTTTAGAGCAACTGGTACTCAGCTGGGACTTCGTAGCAGAGGGGAGGGTTGGGGTTATGTCCAGACAAATGGGAGAAACTATAGTGGTGGATTAGATTACTTCACATACTCGCACGGCCCAAATGACTAAGTCACCCACCTAGGTCTGTAGcgccagaaagaaaaaagcagaattatcaactaatgaaagagaaagacaaaacaaaaaagcatctgAGCCTCACGGCAGGATACATCAGtacagaagcagcagtgttttGCAACACCATATGCAGCACGCAGGCATTTATTCTGCCTTCAGAACACTTACCGGCTTCTTGGAGCAGCTGAAACACACAGCTCGTCGTTGTGTTGGAAATGGCAGCCTTCCCCTCCATTCGGTCCTTCCTGGCCGCGTTTCCCGCTGTTATTTGGTCTTTCGACTGCATCAGAACGCATCCCGGGATATCTGGCAGCTCGTA
Protein-coding regions in this window:
- the LOC118167136 gene encoding multifunctional protein ADE2, yielding MKFFNELDAILGHSAMEQENKSDNEESGRPPEWTEAKSEKDTVEMPGDTGEEDSVSIMSEDLQIADIKKVSDSEILEDEDFNNSSLAALEATQIKKETIDIDDDSVSTTSEDRSCTPVAKRIVGTDNHIPLEEARNHFRVITINDTGAGRHWSDNEVRALINIWSDEKIQQMLEGATRNKEIFEEIARRLMKRGIDRDWKQCRTKYKNLKYEYRALQKENEHLGNPKRKMRFYEEIDDILKRQPLVPSSWRYESSSLLSVSVGDVTANTGSLGIKRKTWNDEMSPVPLKKSASENTILQFQKLLTERVHTEGKKLLLERLCKQEEMQDLNRTQLYADPSAIQQVPPAAAAPAAIAMAPAGSELKLGKKVNEGKTKEVYELPDIPGCVLMQSKDQITAGNAARKDRMEGKAAISNTTTSCVFQLLQEAGIKTAFVRKHSDTAFIAAHCEMIPIEWVCRRIATGSFLKRNPGVKEGYKFYPPKIEMFFKDDANNDPQWSEEQLIEAKFCFAGLTIGQTEVDIMARSTQAIFEILEKSWQPQNCTLVDLKIEFGVNILTKEIVLADVIDNDSWRLWPSGDRSQQKDKQSYRDLKEVTPEALQMVKRNFEWVAERVELLLKTKSQGRVVVLMGSPSDLSHCEKIKKACATFGIPCELRVTSAHKGPDETLRIKAEYEGDGIPTVFVAVAGRSNGLGPVMSGNTAYPVVNCPPLSADWGAQDVWSSLRLPSGLGCPTTLSPEGAAQFAAQIFGLNNHLVWAKLRSSMLNTWISLKQADKKLRECTL